The genomic window TGCTCAGGTCCAGGCTGCCGGCCCCTTGGAACAAAGCTTAACAGAACACACATTAAATGCTAGGGGATACCAGGGGTGCCTCCTGCCATGGCCAGGCCCACCGCAGCCAGGCAGGCAGGGCCCCCAGGAACCTAGCGGGGCCTGAGGCATTTCCTCTGATAGAACCTCGCTCCGTCTCTGGGCTGCCTGGACACTGGGTGCTGCAGGACTGTGGATGTGGATGGCCCAGCTGACCTCAGATTAGCTGAGGCAGACATGGCCCAAAGCGTCTTCCTGTTCGGTCCTTCACAACAAAGGGTCAGTGGGGGTTCCGGCCCCTTTTGAGAGGTTTGGTCACTTGGTGACCCCCCCGCCGACCTCCCACGGAAGAGGGCCCCACTCTGCTCTGACTTGTCCAGGGCACGGTGGTGAATGGCCGTGTGGGCACAGGCATGGTGACGCAAGGCCTGGCTACACAGTTGTCTCATTCTTCCAGGGCCCCGTCCGGATGTTGCCTGTGCCATCGGTGCTGTAGGGCACGGCCTCGTGCATGTCACCCTTGAGCAGCCCGTTCTGGCTGGGGCTGccaaagggcagggactgtgtcctcCGGAGCATCTCGAAGTGGGCCGGGCCATGGGCCACCTCCCTGCCTGGCCGTGGGGGGCAGCCGAAGAGCGTGGGGCTGGCGTCGCCACCCTCGGGCTGTCTGACCAAGGGGAAGGGGTCACCCTGGGAGCAGCAGGCCATCGTGTGCGACCCTACTGGGCCCTCAAGTGAGCTGGGGGGGCTGTCCGTGCGTGAGCTGTGGGGGCTGCCGTCCAGACTGGACGGGATGTGGTAGGCACACTCCTGCTCAGCTGCGGCCGCCCCGAGCCGTCTGAAGTAGTGAGGCTTAGTTCTGCCCTGGAGGCACCTGTGCAGGTGCGGGTCAGGCCCGCAGGCACCCTCCTCGTGGACGTGGATGTGGGCTGCGTCCTCCATCAGCTGCTCACAGTGCATCTTGGAGCAGCAGGGCGTGGCTGGTGACAGGCAGCTGACATGGCTCTGGGCAGCCTGCAGGTTGGTCATCTTGCAGTGGCCGGCGGGCAGGTGGCCGAAGGACCGCGGCTTGCCAGGACATGGTGAGTCCTGCAGGCAGGCCGCGTGCCCCAGTGCGTCCCCGTTGGCGTCAAGAGCAGGGTGGGTGCTGAGCTTTGCGGCATGGGCGTCCCCGCGGGAGGGGCAGCAGGACCACCAGCAGTGCCACACGTCGTCCCGCTTGGCGCAGTGGTGGATGAGCACGAAGAGCCCCAGTGTCACACAGAAGGCGCCGTACAGGCAGCTGAAGACCATGTCCAGGAAGTGGCCCTGCGACACGGCCAGCGCCCCGAAGGTCCACGTGGCCGCGAACAGGAACAGTGTGAAGGCGGCAGCCCGCAGCTGGGCCTTGAAAGAGTGCTCGTTCTGCAGCAGTGAGGTGGCCAGGGCGTCACAGGTGGGCGGGGTGACccgtggggccctggggctgtggCCGGCCTCGGGCCCCGCCAGCCGCTGCTGCTCCTCCGTCCGTTCCCTGAGCTCGTACCTGCGTTCCGGGTGGCGCCGTAGCTGGACGTAGGTGCCAAGGAAGTACACGCAGGTGACCAGGGCGATGAAGGTGGCTGGCCCATAGAAGGCACCCAGGCTGGGCTCCCAGGCCATCCAGCAGCTGTGGGAGGACAGCAGGTCAGGGAGGGGCTGCTGGGGGTCTCTGTTCCCCTGAGCTCACTGGGACAAGGATGTCTCCTGCTGCGGGTGAGTGAATTGTGTGCTCAGGAAACAGACACGGGCCCAGTGGGACACGGGATGGAACCTGCAGTGCCAGGGTCATGACAGCGTGGATGGGTTGGGGGTGTGAGGGGCACAGGCGGGAGCCAGGCTGCTGTCCGAGCCGTCTGCCCGCCCGTCTCTGGTgctgcctcttctccctcctcagtAGCACCGGACCTGGGTGCCCAGTGTCCCGGAGAGAACAGGGCCAGGTGTCCCACGGGGCTGGCCTTTTAGAGGtgactgaggaggaggaggagccagggaggGCACTGGGCTAGGGGCATGGCTGGGCTCTGCCCTCTGAGCTGCCTCGGTGCTGCTGCCCAGTAGTCGCTTGTCCCTCAGGCCCTTCCCATCTCAGAAGAACCAGCCCACGAGCCCGAGGAAGAGGTGGGTGGGAAACTGAGTCTGTTGGGGGGACGTGAGGTGTGGGCCACCAACTTTTGTCCACTGTCACCACATGGACACCTGGTATGGTCATTGGTGGTGTCCAGGGCCTGTTTCAGTCTATCGTCTATGAGTGGCCATGAGGGGCGGGGGTGGCCCCGCTGGACGCCTCCTGCCGTGAGTGGCCTGGGTGTGAGGAGGCGCTCCTGGGCAGGAGCGTCGGGCCCGgtgccaccctccacccccttgaCACCCGGTACTCACTATGCTGAGTCCTCATCCTCCGTCCCATAATTCCCGATGTTTGTGGCGGCTGTGACCCCACAGATGATGAAGGGAACCCCTCCGCTGATGAGGTAGAACCTGAGGGAGCACAGGGCCCACTCACTGCCCCTTGAAACCCACCTGGGACCCCCAGGGACAGCACCGTCTTTCTAGCTCTCCTCAAGGCCGAGGAGGGTcgggaggaggggctgctgcCGGGCCAGGCTGCTCCTCTCCGCCTCCTCTCCTCttgccctccaccccttcccctcatcttccttctcctcccctccctccaccctttgccctccctccactcctccactcctccctcccctctccccaccttctctcttctcgccctcccctcccctcgtcTCCCCTTGCCCCGGCTCGCTGGCTCCTGCACCTGTGCAGAGATGACCATGGGCAGATCCAGCACAcagggggcaggggaggcccTGGGCTCATGTAGCAGAAATAACCAGAACAATATGAAGCCCCTGGACAGAAGTGGGACCCTAGTGGGCAGGGCTGTGTGTCTCATGGGGGACTGTATGGGACCCTAGCGACACCCAGGCTCCCTTCAGGTGGAAGCATTCATCCCACCAGGCACAGGTGGCTCTCAGCTGAGTTCCCCTCTGGGAACAGCCCTCCGCCAGGGCCCAGGTCACACTCCTTCTGGCAGGCAGGCGGCATCCGGTGAGCAGCCAGCACACATACTTTAGGCCAGCCTGCCTGATAACCTCAGAGTGGAAAGCTCAGGGTGGCTGTCCCAGGCCCTTCTTGGGCCCTCGAGCCTTCGTGCACTGCCTGGCAGTCCAGCTTCTCAGCTGCTCGGGGCAAATTCTGACATTCGACCCTTCCCCAGGAAGACAGTGATTCATCTGGACAGGAGCTGGCCCTGCTCTGGGCACAGGCTGACTTTCCTGTCCAAGAGGCCTCAGCCGACAGATCCATCCGAGGGCGTTCTGTTGCCCCACCACTGACACAGGATCTGAGGGACGTGAAGACCAGGAACCACCAAGCACGTATGCCCTGGGCACCTGGCTACAGAGCATGGTGGTCATCACAGGCAGTGACGGGTGGTGAGTGATGGTCAGCCTCCGGGTGGCGACTAAGGGGCCACTGAGAGACCACCACCCATGAGAGAGGCgctgttctccactcagtgcaaTGGCACTACGTCCCTCGAGGGGAAGAACAGGGGTCCCAGGTCCACAGGCGGGAGCAGGGTGACCCTGCCTAGGGTCCCTCACGACGACCCCTGGGGATTCTATATCTCGAGAGCAGATACTTCTGAATGAAGGGTAAATAAAGACATATTCTgacaagaataaaacaaagagaatttGTCGTCAGCTGACCTGCACttcaagaaatgccaaatgaaatCCTTGAGGTTGAAGGAATGTTGTACCAGATGGAAACTTGGAGGAATGAAGAGCATCAGAAATGCTAAATataaggtaaatataaaagatcttgtttcctcttaatttctttaatatatatacgactgtttaaagaaagaatttaatGCCTGTGGAGTGTTAATGAATGAGGGTGAAATATGTGGCGCCTGAAGCATAAAGGTGGAGGGAGATGGTCCCATACAGTTGCAAggtttctaatatattttatttatttatttatttatttatttatttatttatttatttatttatttagtgaggattggccctgagctaacatctgttgccaattctaatatattttacatgaaatAGTACAATCTTCACACTAAACGGACTGTGCAAAAGCTGTGTATTTCAATCCCTAAAGGAACCACAAAAAGTCAATAGACAGAAAGCTCATCGATAAAttcagatgaaattttaaaaaacattaaaataatccaaaagaaggaagtaaaagatgtaaggaggaacagaagaaaaaaaaaaaaagacagaaggaagtaaaaacagaaaacaaagagcaaCATGAAGAGCCAGAGTCACCCAGTCAAAATTCTCTACATTCTAATGGGCTAAACACTCCAGCGCAGAGGCAGAGGTCGTCCAAATAGATTAACGACAAGAAAGCAGGGCCCAATTACACACTGTCTGCAAGAGAAGCATTTTAAGtgtaaagacacagagaggttgaaaGTTAATGGATGGAAAAAGCTATTTACACAAACTGTGAGCCAAGAAGGTAGGTGTGGCTACACCAACACCACATAAACAGACTTtaggggaaagagagaggcatTTCATGACGACGTCTGTGTTGGCTCACAGGAAGACATGACAACCATGAATGTGTGGAGGCCTGAGAAAAGGCTCAATATGAGAaggaaaaataggtaaaattaaagTGAGAAACAGACAATTCCAAGATCAGATTGGTGGTTTAACTCCCCTCTCTTAGCAGCTGACAGAACAACCAAAGAAATAGGACATCTGAACAATAACGTGAATCAGGTCGCCCTAACTGTTCTTTCTAGAACATCACACCCAATAACCGCATAGCTCTTATTCTTCTCCAGTGCATGTGGTCTATTCACCATGACAGATGGCATGATGCTCCAAAAGGACTGAAGTCGCACGGAATGTGTTTTCTGACCACTGAAATCAAACTAGAATTAATAACAATAAGATAACTAGGAAAACCACAAATACCTAGAAATGAAATGACACACTTCTGAATAATCCACGGATCAAAGAAGACATCACAAgagaatttggaaaacattttaaacagaatGATAAAGAAATACAACATAATATTtctgggatgcagctaaagtagGGCTTAGAGAGACATTCATAGCTGTGAATGCTTCTGTGAGGGAAAAAGGTCTGCAGGAACCTGAGATTTCATCTCAAcaaggcagaaaaataaaagatcaaagCAACTCAAAGTAGCCAGGAAGAAAGTGATGATAAAGgtaggagcagaaataaattaaaaaggaaaacagaaagtagTGAAAATTACCAAGCCAAaagttaattttcaaaaaaaaaaatcaataaaactataTACACATAGCTATGCTGATCaa from Equus asinus isolate D_3611 breed Donkey chromosome 2, EquAss-T2T_v2, whole genome shotgun sequence includes these protein-coding regions:
- the ADGRA1 gene encoding adhesion G protein-coupled receptor A1, with amino-acid sequence MDLKAVLSLPQDPGEFLHPVVYACTAVMLLCLLISVVTYMVHRSAIRISRKGRHTLLNFCFHAALTFTVFAGGVNRTKYPILCQAVGILLHYSTLSTMLWIGVTARNIYKQVTKKAPPCPSPDQPADHKQPLLRFYLISGGVPFIICGVTAATNIGNYGTEDEDSAYCWMAWEPSLGAFYGPATFIALVTCVYFLGTYVQLRRHPERRYELRERTEEQQRLAGPEAGHSPRAPRVTPPTCDALATSLLQNEHSFKAQLRAAAFTLFLFAATWTFGALAVSQGHFLDMVFSCLYGAFCVTLGLFVLIHHCAKRDDVWHCWWSCCPSRGDAHAAKLSTHPALDANGDALGHAACLQDSPCPGKPRSFGHLPAGHCKMTNLQAAQSHVSCLSPATPCCSKMHCEQLMEDAAHIHVHEEGACGPDPHLHRCLQGRTKPHYFRRLGAAAAEQECAYHIPSSLDGSPHSSRTDSPPSSLEGPVGSHTMACCSQGDPFPLVRQPEGGDASPTLFGCPPRPGREVAHGPAHFEMLRRTQSLPFGSPSQNGLLKGDMHEAVPYSTDGTGNIRTGPWKNETTV